Part of the Camelus dromedarius isolate mCamDro1 chromosome 11, mCamDro1.pat, whole genome shotgun sequence genome is shown below.
GTGAGGTCCTGGCAGGTGGGTGCCGGAGGGGAGTGGCATGTTGGGAGACTTACTGCCTGACGCTGCCCACTCTGGGCAAGTCTGCAGGGGCTCTGCCTTTGGAGATCCTTCTGTTCCGCGCTGGGCCCGGCGGGAGCCGGGGCTGCCAGCCTCAGACATGGGGGGCACAGGGCCAGGCAACACAGGTGGGCCATCTGAGCGTGGGGCAGTATCTTCAGACATCCTTTCCCGCCCCCGTCGTTATTCTGGTGTGGTGCCTGGCGTTCACCCGAGCTGGGCCTGCCTGTGCCCATGGTGGGGGGTGGTCATGGGCTGGGGGGCCTCCAGCCTTGCGCGGCCCCCGACACCCTTGCCCGGCCCAGGTGCTTCCAGCCCGTGCTGGCCCACGTGCAGATGCTGTGGGAGCTCATGCTCCTCGGGGAGCCGCTGGTGGTCCTGGCACCCTCACCTGCCGTGTCCTCGGAGATGGTGCTGGCCTTGACCAGGTGGGCCAGGCAGCAGTGGGAGGGGAGTAGGGACCCTGGACCAGCCCTGCCATGCTCACTGCCCCGCTGTGCCCCCGCCCCACAGCTGCCTGCAGCCCCTCAAGTTCTGCTGCGACTACCGCCCTTACTTCACCGTCCACGACAGTGAGTTCAAGGAGTTCACGACGCGCACGCAGGCCCCGTAAGCCTCCTGCAcagccccctctgcctgccctcctgcctctgcctcccctcccccgtcctcctcctcctcctcctcctcctcctcctcctcctctctctctctctctctctctctctctctctagaccAAACGTGGTCCTGGGGGTCACAAACCCTTTCTTTATCAAAACACTCCAGCATTGGCCCCACATCCTCCGCATCGGGGAGCCCAGGATGTCAGGTGAGTGTGGCCTCTGCCTGGGGGTCCGTGAGGGGTCTGAGCCTGAGGCAGAACTGCGGCCCTGAGGCCCACCTCGGGCTTGTTTCCTAGGGGACCTTCCTAAGCAGGTCAAGCTGAAAAAGCCCTCAAGGCTGAAGACCCTGGACACCAAGCCAGGTCTGAGCCCCTCTCCCCCGGGACCCAGGCAGGCACTGGGGTGAGATGGGTGTGGGCAATGGGCCAGCACCCAGAAGGgagtgcccccctccccaggagagCACACTGctaccctgccctccccaggcctctACACGGCGTACACGGCCCACCTCCACCGAGACAAGGCTCTGCTCAGACGGCTGCTGAAGGTGCAGGTTGTGGGCGGGAGGGCGGGGGTGAAGGGGGCCCAGGCTGTGGCTGCTCCGGGCTCAGCTGCCCCCCCGCACCTCACCCCCCAGGGCCTGCAGAGGGAGCGGCCTTCAGACCTGCTGAGCGCCCTGCTGAGGAGGCACCTCCTGGAGCTGACGCAGAGCTTCATCATCCCTCtggtgaggcctggggaggggggccacggcggggcgggggctgaggcccaggcttaccctcctccccccacaggagcactACATGGCAAGCCTCATGCCCCTGCAGAAGAGCATCACGCCCTGGAAGGTGTTgtccagggtggggctggggggagtgAGGGAGGTCATGGGTGGGTGGGAGCCCCCCCAGGGCCAGGCTGTCCCCACACCTGCCAGGTGTCCCTCACAGGACAGAGAAATGGGGCCACATGGAGGGGCTCAAGGTCCTCCTCTCCGGGAAGGGCCACCCTAGGATCTGTCCCAGGAGGGTGAGTGGCCTAGGAGTGAGTCTGGGAAGTGCCCTGGGGGAAAGTCCTGAGCAGCCAAGTTCCCCCCAGGCACCTGGGCTCACCTGGCCCTTGTCTCAGACCCCTCCCCAGATCCGCCCCTTCCGCCAGGATGACTTCCTGCGTAGCCTGGAGCACTCagggccccagctcacctgcatGCTTAAGGGCGACTGGCTGGGCCTCTACAGGTGGGTGGACAGCAGGCAGGGTCCTGGGGCTCCTGCTGGTGGTGGCTGTGCCTACCCCTCGGTGTACAAGATCAGCCCCATAGCTGCTGCCCCTTGCGCCCCACAGGCGGTTTTTCAAGTCCCCCCATTTTGATGGCTGGTACCGGCAGCGGCACAAAGAGATGGCCCAGAAGCTGGAGGCCTTGCACCTCGAGGCCATTTGTGAGGCGGTaaggggggctggggggaggggggtcacaggcccagggctgggggagggcctggGTGATATAGATGGCCCACCTTATTCCCAGCAGAACATTGAGATCTGGATGAAGGACAAGTCCGAGGTGGAGGTCGTGGACCTGGTCTTGAAACTTCGGGAGAGGCTGGTGAGATGCCTTCCAGCCCTGCCCAACGTTGGCCAGCCGCACTTGGAGGTCGCCTGCCCCTGACCACTGCTGCCCCTGCAGGTTCGGGCACAGGGCCACCAGCTTCCTGTGAAGGAGGCAACGCTGAAGCGGGCACGGCTGTACATCGAGATGGTCGTCCGCTCTCTGCCCACGGACCTGCAGGTGGTCCTGTGCTCTCCCTAGCTCGGCCCGAGGGGCATGGCCCAGGGACGTGGCCACAGGCACCTCCTTCTCCCCAGTCAAGCACAAGCGCCCCCACCCAagttcctgctgctccaggcTTTGGCCTCCCGCCCAGCACCACCATTGTCCCAGCCGCAAAGGTGACATTTGGAACCACAGCCTGGCCCCTGACTGTCAGCAGATCACGTGCTGGCCAGAGCCTCACCTCCCCCTGGGCCCCACCTGCCCTCTACAGGGTCttaggctgggggtggggccagctgTGGGCCTTGGCTGATCTGATCTGGGCCCATGGCCACCTACCCCCTCCAGGTGCCCATCTGCCCAAGCCCAGGCCTTGTATCTGGTGGGTCCTTTGGCCCCACCAGGCTGCCCAGCCCAGGACAGGAGGAGGCAGCTGACAGGCAGACCTCTCTCCTCACACAGCCCACCTACTTGTCTTGCCTGAGGCTGGAGGAGTCCTTCCTACAGTCCTcagcctgggaggggcagggctctGCCCTGTGGTTTGTTGGGATGCCCCCAGGGCCCTGGTGGCTGCTGGGagggtccagggccttgtcctcGTTCCATCCTGGAACCCCGCTCCCAGCACCAGCCCTGTCTGCTCTGTCCCACAGTGCTTCTTGGCTGACAGGCGCCCCCCACGTGCAGCCAGACGGGTTTCAGATTAGCCCGACCAGGCCCCTCAGCTGGAGCCCTCAACAGCCACCGCAGCTTGGAGGCACTGCGCTCCTTGGCCATTAGGGAAAGGCCCGGAGAGGTGACCCACTCCCCCATGTGACACCTCGGAGCACTGGGCCCAGCAGTGGTTGGTGCTGTCACAGCTCAGCACAGGGTGACGGCAGCACTGTTAGCCATCACGGGAGAGGTGTTGAGGCGAGGACCCAGAGTTGCAGGTCTTTGGGTAAGTCCAACCTTACCCAACCCCCAGACACCTCATCTGAAAGGCAAAGCGGTGTAGACACCTGTGTGGGCCTCGGCGGCTCCCTAAGCTGGGTCCCAGCAAAGCGAGGTGGTGCAGGGTGCAGGCTGTGCCCCTCCAGCCGGAGCGCTCACTGACACCTCCACTCCCAGGCTGGGTTTGGCAGGCACTGGTCTCAGCTGTCACTGTCAGCGTGTCCGGCCCTGACCACAGCCTGTCACGTCCCCGTTCTACAGGCAGCTGAGCCCAGTCTGGGCCGTGACTGCCTTAACAGCAGAataggggagggaagggagcgaACCCATTTTTGCAGAAGACACAAGCTGGAGATCCTGGAGTGAGGAAGGACCTTGTGGGCCCTGAGTGCCCCTCTGGACAGAGTGCCTCTCTGGATAGCTTGCCCTGGCCGTCTGGTCTAGAGCCCAAGGGCCATGGCTGCCAGGCATGTGGGTGGCTTGGGAAACTGGCCGGACCCCCTCATGACTGCGATGCCATCCGTGAGGGGTGTGCCCCAGCTGTCACCCCAGGATGTTGCATGTGACAGGGAGCTGGGGGACCACAGGCTGCGGGGGGGGCCCCTCTGGGAAGCCCCCTGGGACCTTTGCCACCATCAGTCCAGGAAGGCACAGCCAGACTCCCCTGATGCTGGGTGTCCTCCCTGAGGGCTCTGGTTTTGTCCACATAGCAGTCCTTCACAATGGCCTGTCCTCAGGATAGCTGTGGGGGCTCCAGGGAGGGACGCCTGGCAGGGTGGGCAGTGCTGCCAAGGACAGAATCCAAATCTGAAGGAGAAAGGAAGCCCCTACGCTGGAGAGCCTGAGGCCATGAAGGGTCCCTCTTCCTCTGGGTACAGTGCAGCCTGGGTGGGGGAGCTAGGTATGGAGTCCTGCCAGCTCCACCCTCTCCCCGAGGAGCCCCCGTGTCCCTCTCAGCATCAGGTTAACTGTAGCTTGGCTGagtctctgtctccccacctggATGGAAGCAGgcagtgaggggagaggagggggcaggtgggtCAGAAAAGGCAGAGCTCCCCCCGCCAGGGTCCCGGGGGGGAAGGAGGGCCAGAGTGTGAGGCCGCCTGCATGTGGGGGCTGCGTGTGGGCCTGGGGTGGTGGCCCAGGATGGGGGTGGATGGAGGACAGCAGTGGGCTGCTGCAGGGACAGGAAGGACAGGCTTCGCCCCTGAGCTTCCTGCACACTATTTAAAGACCCTTTTAGTCTGGGATGATGGCCTTCCCACATCTTTGGTATTAAAATGCCCTTCTGTGACACAATACTTGTCTTTCAGCTTCCTTTTTTGA
Proteins encoded:
- the DENND6B gene encoding protein DENND6B isoform X5, with protein sequence MDAGPGAAPHPARGRPGAPSSATRAPGAPWARFSAWLECVCVVTFDLELGQALELVYPSDSRLTDKEVGPALWERTSPGEQALTRFPVFQKSSICYLSFPDSHSGCLGDTQFSFRIRQCGGQRHLWHPDDRHCDSGVPVSLQREPAHYFGYVYFRQVKDSSVKRGYFQKALLSLIAPEYFDKLVPCLEAVCSEIDQWPDPMPGQTLNLPVMGVVLQVHIPSRADKPESSPPKQCGHENLLPAPVVLSSVHELDLFRCFQPVLAHVQMLWELMLLGEPLVVLAPSPAVSSEMVLALTSCLQPLKFCCDYRPYFTVHDSEFKEFTTRTQAPPNVVLGVTNPFFIKTLQHWPHILRIGEPRMSGDLPKQVKLKKPSRLKTLDTKPGLYTAYTAHLHRDKALLRRLLKGLQRERPSDLLSALLRRHLLELTQSFIIPLEHYMASLMPLQKSITPWKVLSRTPPQIRPFRQDDFLRSLEHSGPQLTCMLKGDWLGLYRRFFKSPHFDGWYRQRHKEMAQKLEALHLEAICEAQNIEIWMKDKSEVEVVDLVLKLRERLVRAQGHQLPVKEATLKRARLYIEMVVRSLPTDLQVVLCSP
- the DENND6B gene encoding protein DENND6B isoform X1; this translates as MDAGPGAAPHPARGRPGAPSSATRAPGAPWARFSAWLECVCVVTFDLELGQALELVYPSDSRLTDKEVGPALWERTSPGEQALTRFPVFQKSSICYLSFPDSHSGCLGDTQFSFRIRQCGGQRHLWHPDDRHCDSGVPVSLQREPAHYFGYVYFRQVKDSSVKRGYFQKSLVLVSRLPFVRLFQALLSLIAPEYFDKLVPCLEAVCSEIDQWPDPMPGQTLNLPVMGVVLQVHIPSRADKPESSPPKQCGHENLLPAPVVLSSVHELDLFRCFQPVLAHVQMLWELMLLGEPLVVLAPSPAVSSEMVLALTSCLQPLKFCCDYRPYFTVHDSEFKEFTTRTQAPPNVVLGVTNPFFIKTLQHWPHILRIGEPRMSGDLPKQVKLKKPSRLKTLDTKPGLYTAYTAHLHRDKALLRRLLKGLQRERPSDLLSALLRRHLLELTQSFIIPLEHYMASLMPLQKSITPWKVLSRTPPQIRPFRQDDFLRSLEHSGPQLTCMLKGDWLGLYRRFFKSPHFDGWYRQRHKEMAQKLEALHLEAICEAQNIEIWMKDKSEVEVVDLVLKLRERLVRAQGHQLPVKEATLKRARLYIEMVVRSLPTDLQVVLCSP
- the DENND6B gene encoding protein DENND6B isoform X6 — translated: MDAGPGAAPHPARGRPGAPSSATRAPGAPWARFSAWLECVCVVTFDLELGQALELVYPSDSRLTDKEKSSICYLSFPDSHSGCLGDTQFSFRIRQCGGQRHLWHPDDRHCDSGVPVSLQREPAHYFGYVYFRQVKDSSVKRGYFQKSLVLVSRLPFVRLFQALLSLIAPEYFDKLVPCLEAVCSEIDQWPDPMPGQTLNLPVMGVVLQVHIPSRADKPESSPPKQCGHENLLPAPVVLSSVHELDLFRCFQPVLAHVQMLWELMLLGEPLVVLAPSPAVSSEMVLALTSCLQPLKFCCDYRPYFTVHDSEFKEFTTRTQAPPNVVLGVTNPFFIKTLQHWPHILRIGEPRMSGDLPKQVKLKKPSRLKTLDTKPGLYTAYTAHLHRDKALLRRLLKGLQRERPSDLLSALLRRHLLELTQSFIIPLEHYMASLMPLQKSITPWKVLSRTPPQIRPFRQDDFLRSLEHSGPQLTCMLKGDWLGLYRRFFKSPHFDGWYRQRHKEMAQKLEALHLEAICEAQNIEIWMKDKSEVEVVDLVLKLRERLVRAQGHQLPVKEATLKRARLYIEMVVRSLPTDLQVVLCSP
- the DENND6B gene encoding protein DENND6B isoform X8: MDAGPGAAPHPARGRPGAPSSATRAPGAPWARFSAWLECVCVVTFDLELGQALEKSSICYLSFPDSHSGCLGDTQFSFRIRQCGGQRHLWHPDDRHCDSGVPVSLQREPAHYFGYVYFRQVKDSSVKRGYFQKSLVLVSRLPFVRLFQALLSLIAPEYFDKLVPCLEAVCSEIDQWPDPMPGQTLNLPVMGVVLQVHIPSRADKPESSPPKQCGHENLLPAPVVLSSVHELDLFRCFQPVLAHVQMLWELMLLGEPLVVLAPSPAVSSEMVLALTSCLQPLKFCCDYRPYFTVHDSEFKEFTTRTQAPPNVVLGVTNPFFIKTLQHWPHILRIGEPRMSGDLPKQVKLKKPSRLKTLDTKPGLYTAYTAHLHRDKALLRRLLKGLQRERPSDLLSALLRRHLLELTQSFIIPLEHYMASLMPLQKSITPWKVLSRTPPQIRPFRQDDFLRSLEHSGPQLTCMLKGDWLGLYRRFFKSPHFDGWYRQRHKEMAQKLEALHLEAICEAQNIEIWMKDKSEVEVVDLVLKLRERLVRAQGHQLPVKEATLKRARLYIEMVVRSLPTDLQVVLCSP
- the DENND6B gene encoding protein DENND6B isoform X4; amino-acid sequence: MDAGPGAAPHPARGRPGAPSSATRAPGAPWARFSAWLECVCVVTFDLELGQALELVYPSDSRLTDKEVGPALWERTSPGEQALTRFPVFQKSSICYLSFPDSHSGCLGDTQFSFRIRQCGGQRHLWHPDDRHCDSGVPVSLQREPAHYFGYVYFRQVKDSSVKRGYFQKSLVLVSRLPFVRLFQALLSLIAPEYFDKLVPCLEAVCSEIDQWPDPMPGQTLNLPVMGVVLQVHIPSRADKPESSPPKQCGHENLLPAPVVLSSVHELDLFRCFQPVLAHVQMLWELMLLGEPLVVLAPSPAVSSEMVLALTSCLQPLKFCCDYRPYFTVHDSEFKEFTTRTQAPPNVVLGVTNPFFIKTLQHWPHILRIGEPRMSGDLPKQVKLKKPSRLKTLDTKPGLYTAYTAHLHRDKALLRRLLKGLQRERPSDLLSALLRRHLLELTQSFIIPLEHYMASLMPLQKSITPWKTPPQIRPFRQDDFLRSLEHSGPQLTCMLKGDWLGLYRRFFKSPHFDGWYRQRHKEMAQKLEALHLEAICEANIEIWMKDKSEVEVVDLVLKLRERLVRAQGHQLPVKEATLKRARLYIEMVVRSLPTDLQVVLCSP
- the DENND6B gene encoding protein DENND6B isoform X7, with the protein product MDAGPGAAPHPARGRPGAPSSATRAPGAPWARFSAWLECVCVVTFDLELGQALELVYPSDSRLTDKEKSSICYLSFPDSHSGCLGDTQFSFRIRQCGGQRHLWHPDDRHCDSGVPVSLQREPAHYFGYVYFRQVKDSSVKRGYFQKSLVLVSRLPFVRLFQALLSLIAPEYFDKLVPCLEAVCSEIDQWPDPMPGQTLNLPVMGVVLQVHIPSRADKPESSPPKQCGHENLLPAPVVLSSVHELDLFRCFQPVLAHVQMLWELMLLGEPLVVLAPSPAVSSEMVLALTSCLQPLKFCCDYRPYFTVHDSEFKEFTTRTQAPPNVVLGVTNPFFIKTLQHWPHILRIGEPRMSGDLPKQVKLKKPSRLKTLDTKPGLYTAYTAHLHRDKALLRRLLKGLQRERPSDLLSALLRRHLLELTQSFIIPLEHYMASLMPLQKSITPWKTPPQIRPFRQDDFLRSLEHSGPQLTCMLKGDWLGLYRRFFKSPHFDGWYRQRHKEMAQKLEALHLEAICEANIEIWMKDKSEVEVVDLVLKLRERLVRAQGHQLPVKEATLKRARLYIEMVVRSLPTDLQVVLCSP
- the DENND6B gene encoding protein DENND6B isoform X2; this encodes MDAGPGAAPHPARGRPGAPSSATRAPGAPWARFSAWLECVCVVTFDLELGQALELVYPSDSRLTDKEVGPALWERTSPGEQALTRFPVFQKSSICYLSFPDSHSGCLGDTQFSFRIRQCGGQRHLWHPDDRHCDSGVPVSLQREPAHYFGYVYFRQVKDSSVKRGYFQKSLVLVSRLPFVRLFQALLSLIAPEYFDKLVPCLEAVCSEIDQWPDPMPGQTLNLPVMGVVLQVHIPSRADKPESSPPKQCGHENLLPAPVVLSSVHELDLFRCFQPVLAHVQMLWELMLLGEPLVVLAPSPAVSSEMVLALTSCLQPLKFCCDYRPYFTVHDSEFKEFTTRTQAPPNVVLGVTNPFFIKTLQHWPHILRIGEPRMSGDLPKQVKLKKPSRLKTLDTKPGLYTAYTAHLHRDKALLRRLLKGLQRERPSDLLSALLRRHLLELTQSFIIPLEHYMASLMPLQKSITPWKVLSRTPPQIRPFRQDDFLRSLEHSGPQLTCMLKGDWLGLYRRFFKSPHFDGWYRQRHKEMAQKLEALHLEAICEANIEIWMKDKSEVEVVDLVLKLRERLVRAQGHQLPVKEATLKRARLYIEMVVRSLPTDLQVVLCSP
- the DENND6B gene encoding protein DENND6B isoform X3 translates to MDAGPGAAPHPARGRPGAPSSATRAPGAPWARFSAWLECVCVVTFDLELGQALELVYPSDSRLTDKEVGPALWERTSPGEQALTRFPVFQKSSICYLSFPDSHSGCLGDTQFSFRIRQCGGQRHLWHPDDRHCDSGVPVSLQREPAHYFGYVYFRQVKDSSVKRGYFQKSLVLVSRLPFVRLFQALLSLIAPEYFDKLVPCLEAVCSEIDQWPDPMPGQTLNLPVMGVVLQVHIPSRADKPESSPPKQCGHENLLPAPVVLSSVHELDLFRCFQPVLAHVQMLWELMLLGEPLVVLAPSPAVSSEMVLALTSCLQPLKFCCDYRPYFTVHDSEFKEFTTRTQAPPNVVLGVTNPFFIKTLQHWPHILRIGEPRMSGDLPKQVKLKKPSRLKTLDTKPGLYTAYTAHLHRDKALLRRLLKGLQRERPSDLLSALLRRHLLELTQSFIIPLEHYMASLMPLQKSITPWKTPPQIRPFRQDDFLRSLEHSGPQLTCMLKGDWLGLYRRFFKSPHFDGWYRQRHKEMAQKLEALHLEAICEAQNIEIWMKDKSEVEVVDLVLKLRERLVRAQGHQLPVKEATLKRARLYIEMVVRSLPTDLQVVLCSP